The following nucleotide sequence is from Endozoicomonas sp. GU-1.
GCCTGCACCTGATGTTTTGGGTTTATACTTGGCTGACTGGTTGATTATTTGAGTAAAGAATTTCTTTTCTTTCCCGGTTACATCATTAGGAATAGCCAATATTGATGTCAAAAATTTATCACTTTTATTGCTAACCATACCATTTAAACATTACAGATAATTTATAGGTAGCTAGTATGATAGTTTACTCAAGCTCTTTGTTCTTGTAGCGAGTTAGCAAAATTGCAAAAACCTGACTTAGTGGATATAAAGGAACATAGGCTTCGAGCTTTTTTTGTGAAGCCAATAAGCGACCTTGGGCCGTCAGTTGAGCAACTGTGTTTGTACTCACCTGCAAGATCAATGCAGTCTCCTGTTTTGTAAGCAGTAAGTTTGACACTGCGTGACGGCTTTTAGTTTCTTTCTCACTCGCACATACTTTCTGAAAAAATTCTAGAGTTTCTCTGAGGACTGCGTTGTGTTTCAAACAATTATCTGGAAGATTTTGAACTTCTTGTATTAGTCTTCCGAATACCTTATTGAATCCTGTTTTATATGCCGGCTTAACCAACAGCCGTAAACCTTTTATCACTTTATTTTCCAAGAAGTCTTTATAAGCAACTGGCCAGTCGCGTAGAAAATCATGAAAGGCTAGTATCTTATCTGAGTCAACACCATATTCGCTAATAGAATTGCCATCATCAATATAGCGAAAGTAAAAAAGCGCAAAGCAGAACAGATGAAATACATTACTACCCAGGCAGGATAATTTTTCTGATTCAAATACAATACCTTTATTAAAAGCGTGCGCAATTAAACTCGAGGTTTCAAGTAACAAATCATATTCAAGATTTATAGATAGAGAGGTTGAAGTGGCTTTTTTCAAATCAAACCCACACGAACAGTTAGAGATGCTCCTGCTTTTTATATAAGAAATAGAGACCCCACACTTTGGACACTTATCAATTAAAAAAACTTTATGTGTCGGACAGATTATATTGACAGATACGTGCCAATACTGCCGTATATATCCACTTTCAGCCAAACAGGCAGGGCAAACCGGAACGAAATACCTTCGATACAGAGTATTTGGTATTTTTACATTTTGGTAAATAAAGTTTGATAGATTATTTGAGCACTTGGTTATCGATCTGCTCAAGGTTATATCTCGTAGCGATTGACTTGTAATGCCAACTCTGGCTGCCAGCCGATCAACACCTCTATAACGAATCTCGGGGTGCAAATTAGCATGAAACAGATTAAATTCATCAAATCCAGGGACAGAACTATCTGCTACGCCATCGATACCTAAGCATATGAATCTAATCAAACTTCTCAGCGAAATACTATTTGATCTTGCAACTCTTATCAAATAGCTTTCTAGTGTTTCATCTGGGAAGACTTTAGGCCTGCTTAAGAATGGCGAACAACCAATTTCTCTATCCACTTAAATACCAACATAAAAAAACAATCAAAAAAAACCTGCTGATCGACCTAAGGTAAAGATGTCTCGTACACTCAACTCTCTGGAGTTTGGTAGAACTATCTTCTTCTTAGACTTATCCCAATCTGGGCTTGATTCAATCTGAACAGCTTTCATATCCTTATATTCAGGCACGAATGGATTTGGCTTAGAAGAACCAAAATGAAACCTATATAGATTATAAAATGTTTTTACATTTAAAATCCTCACTTCGGATAATGATGACGCATGAGCAATTAGCTTCATGATTAGCTTGGGGCAGCCATTACTCGATATAAATAATGGAAACAACACTTCTGGCTCAATTAAACAACCAGCATCTATTGAAAATTCTTTTTTCAATCTTGAGGATAATGTATTTAAAAAACTGCAGTATATTTCAAGACTATCTTCATCACTTATTTTAAAAGGAAACAACTCTTCGACTATTGTAAATATTGTCCCCATTTGCTGATTATTACTTTGGATACGTTGCGCCCAAGGCATACCAATACCAACGATCGGGATCTTAGTTTCCTTTATTAGAAGCTTCAACCAATCAGCAGTAAAAACAATTTCAGCACTGCTCATTGCCTGTGTTAAATGATGAAACTCATCAATGATAATCATCCTAGTCTTACAGGTGTCTCTAAGATAATCTATAAGACGCGCATTTTTGAGATCAAATGAATCACTTGAATCCCAACGAGGATCACCTATAGCCTTTAAAAAGGCTCGAATTGCTTCGTATCTTTTAGCATGGGAAGGAAGAGAAAAACGTACAATAGGTTTAATTGAATTAATTCTGTCACCTAAATCTTCTTCATAGTCAGGATAAGATTTATGAAACAATTCTGCAACCAGTGACTTTCCTAGACCACTGTCACCGATAAGCAAAAAGCATGTAGGTTCAGTAGCTCCATCAAAGCTATCGAAGCAGAATTGCAATAACTCTTTGACTCCTTTAGCTGATTCATGCCAAATAAAATATTCATTATAAATCTTTCCGTATATTTTATTATTTTTGCTACTCATCATCAAAGTTCCTTAGCTTACGCTTCCCCATTGTCTGAGTTGATAGAGACTCCAAGTCTTGATGATCTTTTCTACGACTACTTTCATTGACAGAAGCACCTTCTTTTGTTGATATTCCTCTATATTTTGCTATAGCTTTTGAAGCGGCTTTTTTACTCTTACCATCAACAAGGGTCTTTACTAATTTATTTAGCTCCACCTTTGCTGCGTGTAAATTCTCACCCTCTTTATTTGAAAGTTTCATAAAGTCATTTGCATAACGCCTAATCACTTTATGCTGCCAGTAAGTCAACCCTCCAGCATATTCAATATCAATTGCAGGAACAGAAAAATATTCACCACTAAACTTATTAAGCACATATATACAACCCATATCTTCAGGATTGTATTTAATCAGTACATTTTCATTATTTTGATATCTTGCTCTATATTCAGATAACTCTCTTGAATCATATTTAAGATAATCTATCTGAACACCGCCAACTTTCAGCATACGCTTTTCTGTTTTTCCAAGAATTATATCCAGACTATCTTTAGAAAAAATCTCTCTGGGAACTTCATTAATACTACTAACCCAAGCTTTATGCGGAACAAGTACTCGACCATTACTGATCCTAATTTCTTCATAAGGATAGATATCAACCAGCCATTTATAGAATACTGAAAGAAACTCATTAAAGGTCATAATTGCTTCTTTTTCAGGATCATATTCTTGTTTTTTGAAAATACTGGAAAATGTTTTACCTTTTATATTCTCAATAAGTCTTGCATTTTGTCGTCTAAAGAAATTTTCGATACTGCCTTTTTCCCACCCTTTTTTCACTCTTGCATAATGAAGATTTATATCAAGATCAAGACAGGCAAACTTTAAGTCTTCAGACCAAAATTCCCTGGCATTATCAACTGTAAGCTCATCCATCTTGCCGAAATATGGAAAGCTATTTTTTATATTTTGAAACTGTGATTTTAAATATGTTTTTGGCAAAAGTGCACTTTTAAGCGCTTTGGCAACAGTTAGATAACTCCCCTCATAAAATGAGATACAGACACCTAGTGGCACTCTTGAGTATTTATCAATAATCACTGTTATATAAGGTCTCCCAAGTGGTAGAAGGGTTTCATCATCAAGCAAAAAATAATCCAAGGTTGTATGATCTGCTTCCGCTCTTTGTAACACACGCTTTGGGGGTGCATGAAATTTAGTAACCCTGAACTCTTCTTTGGCCTGTCTTACTCCTTCCCTCTTTTCTTTTATTTCATAAGGAGGAATTTTCTTAATTTCTCTCTGCATTGTTGAATAAGATGGAACCGGAATATCATCATCATTCTGTTTATTGTACTCCTTTATCGCTGTTTCTAATTGTCGATGAGTTTCACTCAAGCTAATCCTTTCCTTAGTCAAATAAACCTCTTTAATAACTTCATCAATCAACTCTTGCAGTTTGCCCCTTTTTCTTTCATAGCTACCACAGTTATCCAGATGATCAATCAACCCCCTTATAGATCTTCCATTTTTTATATACTCTTTTCTCCAACGACTCACAGACCTCCAAGAGGGTGGCTTCAGATTATTATTCTCCGCTATGCTATCGATTATCACTTGAGTTTTAGGAGAAATAGAAAAAACTCCTTCTTCTTCTAAACCTTTTATAAATTTATGTCGATACTCTGCCCTTTCCTTTTCTGATTTATTATATGAATTTAAATCTTTACTCTTAGACTGAAGCCTTTCATTTCCAACAGTTTCTTCATTAATTAATTTAATACTTCCATTTTCAATACCTTCTAAAAGCTCTATTTCAGGAATCCTGATCTCTGTCTTAGAGAGTACATCTAAAGTTAGAACTATTCTGCTATTCCATGAAATAACTTCACACAGCCGATCATTATAATGAAACTGCATTCCAGATGTTAGTGTTACCTTCATCTGCGAACCTCACATACATATTTGTGGAAAACATTTTATGAACATCAAACTCTATAATCCCCTTGCTAATTAATGTATATGCATGATAGTTTACAACCTCTGGTTCGTTACCAGTCAATCTACATGCTATTTTCAGAAGTTCTTTTAACCTTACGAAATTTCCTTCATACCCAGAGAAGATATTTTTAAATAGATTCATATACTGCTCATCAATATCTGATTTTCGATAGCTTTTAAATTGCAACATATTTTGATAAAGCACGCGGTTCTTTTCAAGAAACTCATCAATAATTAAAAAATTAAAACCTTGCTTCTTTAAATCGTATTCAATAGATCCATATTTCTCTTTATCACTCTTATGGGTATTTATATCAAAAGAATCAGTTTTCACTTCAAAATACCATTCTCCATCTGAAAATGTATAAGCAAAAAAATCGGCTGTGTATTCATGACTCTCCTGATCTATGTGGTACATTATCCTTGGCGGCTGTGAAATGTAACTCTGAATTCGCGTATCAAACTCCAGAAAATGACAGAACTTATATTCATCTTCAGTCTGAAGGAACAGCACATTGTTATTCTTTCTGCTTGCGAACATCCAGTTAGAGTTCACAGCCGACATTTTAATTACTCTGCCGTGCTTATCTTTTGGTTGAAATCTCCGACTCACAAAAAAAGCCCCCTACACAGATACCTTAGTATCAAAAATAGGAGGCTTTTAAGGCTTGTCAATTTTACTGATTAAAATATTGACAAGCTTTATGACGAATTGCCAAACTTAACGATGAAATTCAAGATCATTAAGCAATTTCAACCAGATTCCCCCTGGACTCCAACCAGGTCTTACGGTCTGAACTGCGCTTCTTGGCCAGCAGCATGTCCATCCGCTGAGTCGTCTCCTGCTCATCGTCGAGAGTCAACTGAACCAAACGACGAGTGTCAGCAGACATGGTGGTTTCACGAAGCTGCAGAGGGTTCATCTCGCCCAGTCCCTTAAAGCGTTGCACATTGATCTTGCCTTTCTCTTTCTCGGCACGGATGCGTTCAAGAATGCCTTCTTTCTCCGCTTCATCCAGGGCGTAATAGACGTCTTTGGCCACATCAATCCGGTAGAGCGGAGGCATGGCCACATAAATGTGGCCGCGTTCCACCAGCGGGCGGAAGTGTTGAACGAACAGGGCGCAGAGCAGGGTTGCGATGTGCAAGCCATCGGAGTCCGCATCGGCCAGGATGCAGATTTTTCCGTAGCGCAAACCATCCAGGTTATCCGATGCCGGATCAACCCCCAGGGCTACGGAGATGTCGTGTATTTCCTGGGAGGCCAGTACTTCTGAGGAGTCCACTTCCCAGCTGTTGAGGATTTTACCCCGCAACGGCATGATGGCCTGGTACTCACGGTCACGGGCCTGCTTGGCAGAGCCGCCCGCCGAGTCCCCTTCCACCAGGAACAGTTCGGTCATGCTCAGGTCCT
It contains:
- a CDS encoding TniQ family protein; amino-acid sequence: MDREIGCSPFLSRPKVFPDETLESYLIRVARSNSISLRSLIRFICLGIDGVADSSVPGFDEFNLFHANLHPEIRYRGVDRLAARVGITSQSLRDITLSRSITKCSNNLSNFIYQNVKIPNTLYRRYFVPVCPACLAESGYIRQYWHVSVNIICPTHKVFLIDKCPKCGVSISYIKSRSISNCSCGFDLKKATSTSLSINLEYDLLLETSSLIAHAFNKGIVFESEKLSCLGSNVFHLFCFALFYFRYIDDGNSISEYGVDSDKILAFHDFLRDWPVAYKDFLENKVIKGLRLLVKPAYKTGFNKVFGRLIQEVQNLPDNCLKHNAVLRETLEFFQKVCASEKETKSRHAVSNLLLTKQETALILQVSTNTVAQLTAQGRLLASQKKLEAYVPLYPLSQVFAILLTRYKNKELE
- a CDS encoding Mu transposase C-terminal domain-containing protein; its protein translation is MKVTLTSGMQFHYNDRLCEVISWNSRIVLTLDVLSKTEIRIPEIELLEGIENGSIKLINEETVGNERLQSKSKDLNSYNKSEKERAEYRHKFIKGLEEEGVFSISPKTQVIIDSIAENNNLKPPSWRSVSRWRKEYIKNGRSIRGLIDHLDNCGSYERKRGKLQELIDEVIKEVYLTKERISLSETHRQLETAIKEYNKQNDDDIPVPSYSTMQREIKKIPPYEIKEKREGVRQAKEEFRVTKFHAPPKRVLQRAEADHTTLDYFLLDDETLLPLGRPYITVIIDKYSRVPLGVCISFYEGSYLTVAKALKSALLPKTYLKSQFQNIKNSFPYFGKMDELTVDNAREFWSEDLKFACLDLDINLHYARVKKGWEKGSIENFFRRQNARLIENIKGKTFSSIFKKQEYDPEKEAIMTFNEFLSVFYKWLVDIYPYEEIRISNGRVLVPHKAWVSSINEVPREIFSKDSLDIILGKTEKRMLKVGGVQIDYLKYDSRELSEYRARYQNNENVLIKYNPEDMGCIYVLNKFSGEYFSVPAIDIEYAGGLTYWQHKVIRRYANDFMKLSNKEGENLHAAKVELNKLVKTLVDGKSKKAASKAIAKYRGISTKEGASVNESSRRKDHQDLESLSTQTMGKRKLRNFDDE
- a CDS encoding TniB family NTP-binding protein; the protein is MMSSKNNKIYGKIYNEYFIWHESAKGVKELLQFCFDSFDGATEPTCFLLIGDSGLGKSLVAELFHKSYPDYEEDLGDRINSIKPIVRFSLPSHAKRYEAIRAFLKAIGDPRWDSSDSFDLKNARLIDYLRDTCKTRMIIIDEFHHLTQAMSSAEIVFTADWLKLLIKETKIPIVGIGMPWAQRIQSNNQQMGTIFTIVEELFPFKISDEDSLEIYCSFLNTLSSRLKKEFSIDAGCLIEPEVLFPLFISSNGCPKLIMKLIAHASSLSEVRILNVKTFYNLYRFHFGSSKPNPFVPEYKDMKAVQIESSPDWDKSKKKIVLPNSRELSVRDIFTLGRSAGFF